The Chryseolinea soli genome contains a region encoding:
- a CDS encoding TIGR01777 family oxidoreductase, translating into MHSILITGASGLIGSRLTNMLHSHGHRVAHLGRAKRDGIARSFVWDIDRRYIERGALQDTDTIIHLAGAGIADKPWTKERKREILESRTQSTQLLYDELKKGNHSVKTIISATAVGYYGFKDEETIYKEDDPPGEDFLAQVTRRWEQEVDAFLKLNIRVVRIRIGIVLSAEGGVVNEILRPIRWYAGAPLGSGNQYLSWIHLDDLCNIFIMAVENNAMEGAYNAVAPHPATNRELTMAIANAVHKPIIFPAIPSFILKLLLGEMADLVLRGSKVSSEKIQEAGFKFAYTNVDDALVNLLQKNERVRADNITKE; encoded by the coding sequence GTGCACAGCATCCTCATCACCGGCGCATCCGGCCTCATCGGCTCACGGCTCACCAACATGTTGCATAGCCATGGCCACCGTGTGGCACATCTCGGCCGCGCAAAGCGCGATGGCATAGCCCGGTCCTTCGTTTGGGATATCGACAGACGCTATATCGAACGCGGTGCCCTCCAGGACACCGACACCATCATTCACCTCGCCGGGGCGGGCATTGCCGACAAGCCCTGGACGAAAGAACGCAAACGCGAAATCCTCGAAAGCCGCACCCAATCCACGCAGCTGCTTTACGACGAACTCAAAAAGGGCAACCACTCCGTAAAGACCATCATCTCTGCCACCGCGGTCGGCTACTATGGCTTCAAAGACGAGGAAACCATCTACAAGGAGGACGATCCCCCGGGAGAAGATTTCCTCGCACAGGTTACGCGGCGTTGGGAGCAGGAAGTGGATGCGTTCCTGAAGCTAAATATTCGCGTGGTGCGCATTCGTATTGGTATCGTACTGAGTGCAGAGGGCGGCGTGGTAAATGAGATCCTGCGTCCAATAAGGTGGTACGCCGGCGCGCCACTGGGATCGGGGAATCAATATCTGAGCTGGATTCATCTCGACGATCTTTGTAACATCTTCATCATGGCCGTCGAGAACAATGCCATGGAGGGCGCCTACAACGCTGTAGCACCCCATCCCGCGACAAACCGGGAGCTCACCATGGCGATTGCAAACGCGGTTCACAAGCCCATCATTTTTCCGGCCATCCCCTCCTTTATTCTGAAATTGCTGTTGGGCGAAATGGCCGACCTGGTGCTTCGTGGAAGCAAAGTGTCGAGCGAAAAAATCCAAGAGGCAGGATTCAAGTTTGCCTATACGAACGTAGATGACGCCTTGGTGAATTTGCTCCAAAAAAATGAGCGTGTACGGGCAGACAACATCACAAAAGAATAG
- a CDS encoding phage holin family protein, whose translation MSGIVRFLLSGLAVLLTAYLLPGVHVEHYGYALLVAAVLAIVNFIIKPILVVLTIPITVLTLGLFLLVINALMILLVDSLIDGFRVDGFWWALAFSLILSVFNSLFSDLAGDKKRD comes from the coding sequence ATGAGTGGAATTGTTCGTTTTCTATTGTCCGGATTGGCCGTTTTGCTCACCGCCTACCTGCTTCCCGGAGTTCACGTGGAACATTATGGCTACGCCTTGCTGGTCGCGGCGGTGCTGGCGATCGTCAATTTCATCATCAAACCGATCCTCGTCGTGCTCACCATCCCCATCACCGTCCTCACCCTGGGTCTTTTTCTGTTGGTGATCAACGCCCTGATGATCCTGTTGGTGGATTCGCTTATCGACGGGTTTAGGGTGGACGGTTTTTGGTGGGCGCTGGCGTTCAGCCTGATCCTGTCCGTTTTCAATAGCCTTTTTTCAGATCTGGCCGGGGATAAAAAGCGGGATTGA
- a CDS encoding response regulator transcription factor: MKPSYKVYIADDHTLFRKAMVNLLRTFERVSEVKDAENGKELLTLIKYEAPDVVIVDLQMPVMDGAETSEQIIQKFPEIKIIILTMHDSNKFILHMMEMGVHAFLLKNTEPDELEKAIYSVVEKDFYHNDLVASVLRKNVKDRKTGQRPVFQQAELTDREKEILLLICRELTMKEIGQRLFLSENTVRNHRVNIMDKVGVNNIVGLVKYAYETGLIT; this comes from the coding sequence ATGAAGCCCTCGTATAAAGTATACATCGCCGACGACCATACCCTTTTTCGCAAAGCGATGGTGAATTTATTGCGAACCTTCGAGCGCGTGAGCGAAGTGAAAGATGCTGAAAACGGCAAAGAGTTGCTCACGCTCATCAAGTACGAAGCGCCCGATGTGGTCATCGTTGACTTGCAAATGCCCGTGATGGACGGCGCCGAAACGAGCGAGCAGATCATTCAAAAATTTCCGGAAATAAAGATCATCATCCTCACCATGCACGACAGCAACAAATTCATCCTCCACATGATGGAGATGGGCGTGCATGCCTTCCTGTTAAAAAACACGGAACCCGACGAACTGGAGAAAGCCATTTACTCGGTGGTGGAAAAAGATTTTTATCACAACGACCTCGTGGCGTCCGTGCTGCGAAAAAATGTGAAGGATCGCAAAACCGGACAACGTCCCGTTTTCCAGCAAGCCGAGCTCACCGATCGCGAAAAAGAAATCCTGTTGCTGATCTGCCGCGAGCTCACCATGAAAGAGATCGGCCAACGCCTGTTCCTTAGTGAAAACACGGTGCGCAACCACCGGGTAAACATCATGGACAAAGTGGGCGTCAATAACATCGTGGGGCTCGTAAAATATGCTTACGAAACCGGATTGATCACCTGA
- a CDS encoding TonB-dependent receptor: MLRSLLPPLFFLISIAALAQNGTIGGVVTDAKSGEAIVGANVVIQGTQVGAVTDVEGKFTIANVKPGTYTLAISFITYKANIVNDVVVESAKRTDLKVPMQEDDATELTEIVVAATREINNDMSLINAIKESKLVVSGISAEQIVKLPDNDAAQVMKRVPGVTIVDNRFVLVRGVPDRYNQVMINGAIAPSTEVDKRTFAFDLIPSGAIDQLLIYKSATPDLPGDFAGGVIQVKTKQTTSDEYTSFGLNFGYRANTSFKDFNESAKSPTDFLGYDNGFRSLPSGFPSVEALKTTGQTSPVREQAGKSLSNQFDYTTSKAPVDYGFNFGYARNVMFGKIQASTLTSLNYSVNYQYYKASFNRYTTFDTDPETKSDFQNDFKDSNYSHETKISLIHNWLFNLSDRNKIEFKNLLVQIGDNKTTLREGHDYTQLPGLWNNNSYYYLSRFIYSGQLEGTYSLKDNSGKFNWMLAMNYVDRNEPDYRKFRRNFDDTRGEFRMILPPGSNLFDANRYYSSLTDNGYQNSVTFEKRFGNLEEKRTPSLKAGYFLDYKKRAFSARYVSYLYPANFDGAYGNELSYLPINTIFSQQNMFANNADGTQSPGFAIQEGSDPSFVYHGKTFVTSGFVMGNIPVGKFDIGGGVRVEHFDQKLETYLDPVHNVKTSILPSANIAYNLTERSLVRVAYSKTVNRPEFRELAPFLFYQFEYNLNLIGNPALKSATIDNVDLRWELYPNPGELISFGAFYKNFKNPIEFYQQNASGNIQFSYQNAPKAYTAGIELEVRKSLASLGVSKFLRNLSVNINSSLMKSEVDMGADVTFQKRRRPLQGQSPYVINSGLYYNDPDLGYSVNVAYNVIGNRIMAVGSVIAPSWIERPRNAVDLQVAKQFKNSMEVKVNVQNVLNAKYRLFQDNDENQKIDEKIDDPIQVYQTSQLFTLSWSWKFMKK, translated from the coding sequence ATGTTGCGAAGTCTACTTCCCCCACTATTCTTCCTCATTTCCATCGCCGCACTGGCACAAAACGGTACCATCGGCGGTGTTGTCACCGATGCCAAGAGCGGCGAAGCTATCGTTGGAGCAAACGTCGTCATTCAAGGCACGCAGGTGGGTGCTGTTACGGACGTCGAGGGCAAATTCACGATTGCTAACGTGAAGCCCGGTACATACACGTTGGCCATTTCATTTATCACATACAAGGCCAACATCGTCAACGACGTGGTGGTGGAGAGTGCAAAACGCACGGATCTTAAAGTGCCCATGCAAGAAGACGATGCTACAGAGCTGACTGAAATCGTAGTGGCGGCAACACGCGAGATCAACAACGACATGTCGTTGATCAACGCCATTAAAGAAAGCAAGCTTGTGGTGAGCGGTATTTCCGCCGAACAAATCGTAAAATTACCCGACAACGACGCAGCCCAGGTGATGAAACGGGTGCCGGGAGTCACGATCGTGGACAACCGGTTTGTGTTGGTGAGAGGAGTGCCCGATCGATACAATCAAGTGATGATCAATGGTGCGATTGCGCCGAGTACCGAAGTAGATAAAAGAACCTTCGCGTTCGATCTTATACCCAGCGGTGCCATTGACCAGTTGTTGATCTACAAATCGGCAACGCCCGATCTACCCGGTGACTTTGCTGGGGGTGTTATCCAGGTGAAGACAAAGCAGACGACTTCCGATGAGTATACCAGCTTTGGCCTGAACTTTGGTTACCGCGCTAACACGTCGTTCAAGGATTTCAATGAGTCGGCAAAGAGCCCTACCGATTTCTTAGGCTACGATAACGGATTCCGGTCGCTGCCCAGTGGTTTCCCTTCCGTGGAAGCCTTGAAGACTACGGGCCAAACGTCACCGGTTCGCGAGCAAGCCGGCAAGTCGCTCTCCAACCAATTTGACTACACGACGTCGAAGGCTCCGGTGGACTATGGATTCAATTTTGGTTATGCCCGCAACGTCATGTTTGGAAAAATACAGGCGAGCACACTCACCTCTTTGAATTACTCGGTCAACTACCAATACTATAAGGCGAGCTTTAATCGCTATACAACCTTTGACACGGATCCGGAAACGAAGTCGGACTTTCAAAATGACTTCAAGGATAGTAACTATAGTCACGAAACAAAGATCAGCCTCATTCACAACTGGCTCTTCAACCTGAGTGATCGAAACAAGATCGAGTTCAAAAACCTCCTCGTACAGATTGGCGACAACAAAACAACATTGCGCGAAGGCCACGACTACACCCAGCTGCCGGGCTTGTGGAATAACAACTCTTATTACTACCTCAGCCGCTTTATTTATTCCGGCCAATTAGAAGGCACATATTCGCTGAAAGACAACTCTGGAAAATTCAACTGGATGTTGGCGATGAACTATGTTGACCGGAACGAGCCGGATTATCGCAAATTCAGAAGGAACTTTGACGACACACGCGGCGAGTTTCGGATGATCCTGCCTCCGGGTTCCAACCTCTTTGACGCCAACCGCTACTATTCCAGTTTGACGGACAACGGCTACCAGAACAGTGTGACGTTTGAAAAACGTTTCGGAAACCTGGAAGAGAAAAGAACCCCCAGTTTGAAGGCCGGATATTTCCTGGACTATAAGAAACGCGCGTTCAGCGCACGCTATGTCTCTTATTTGTATCCTGCAAACTTCGACGGCGCCTATGGCAACGAGCTTTCCTATTTGCCGATCAATACGATCTTCTCGCAGCAGAATATGTTCGCGAACAACGCCGACGGAACACAATCCCCTGGGTTTGCTATCCAGGAGGGAAGCGATCCATCGTTCGTTTATCACGGCAAGACATTTGTTACTTCGGGCTTTGTCATGGGCAACATTCCGGTTGGAAAATTTGACATCGGTGGAGGCGTACGCGTAGAACACTTCGACCAGAAATTGGAGACGTACCTTGATCCCGTGCACAACGTAAAAACTTCGATCCTGCCTTCGGCGAACATCGCCTATAATTTAACGGAGCGGTCATTGGTGCGAGTGGCTTACAGCAAAACCGTGAATCGCCCGGAGTTTCGCGAGCTTGCTCCCTTCCTGTTCTATCAATTTGAATATAACCTGAACCTGATCGGAAATCCAGCCCTCAAATCCGCCACGATCGACAACGTCGACCTTCGCTGGGAGTTATATCCTAACCCGGGTGAACTGATCAGCTTTGGAGCATTCTACAAAAACTTCAAAAACCCGATCGAATTCTACCAGCAAAATGCATCGGGTAACATTCAGTTCAGCTATCAAAACGCGCCCAAGGCCTACACGGCGGGTATTGAATTGGAAGTCCGCAAGTCGTTGGCCAGCCTTGGCGTGTCCAAGTTTCTCCGCAACCTTTCGGTGAACATCAACTCGTCGTTGATGAAGAGTGAAGTAGATATGGGGGCGGATGTGACCTTCCAGAAAAGAAGAAGGCCCCTGCAAGGACAATCTCCTTATGTGATCAACTCGGGATTGTACTATAACGATCCGGACCTGGGCTACTCCGTGAACGTGGCCTACAATGTGATCGGCAACCGGATCATGGCCGTCGGAAGTGTTATCGCGCCCTCCTGGATTGAGAGACCTCGCAATGCCGTGGACCTCCAGGTAGCAAAGCAGTTTAAGAATTCAATGGAAGTGAAAGTGAACGTACAAAATGTTCTCAACGCAAAATATCGCCTCTTCCAGGACAATGACGAGAACCAGAAGATCGACGAAAAAATAGACGACCCCATCCAGGTATATCAAACCTCGCAACTTTTCACTTTATCGTGGTCGTGGAAGTTCATGAAAAAATAA
- a CDS encoding response regulator, which yields MFLTPHIQTMKILVVHRQKTIVSQIKSVLSNCNPVVLHTESGLDGLLTSRIEHFDLIICGTDLPVVTGFELVRSVRTNSVNRNTPVIFLSDEVDEKTQHLGNALGVAAMLVMTEVDNRLAGIVSDQVRPEPDKKWNDLLSNSRLN from the coding sequence ATGTTTTTAACACCACATATACAGACAATGAAAATCCTTGTGGTCCACAGGCAGAAAACTATCGTTAGCCAAATAAAGTCGGTGCTTAGCAATTGCAATCCCGTTGTTCTTCACACAGAATCTGGTTTGGATGGGCTCCTAACCTCGCGAATCGAACATTTCGATCTGATAATCTGCGGCACCGACCTGCCTGTGGTCACAGGTTTTGAACTCGTGCGTTCTGTACGCACCAACTCTGTGAACCGAAACACCCCTGTCATTTTCTTGTCCGACGAAGTAGACGAAAAAACGCAACACCTGGGCAACGCCCTGGGCGTAGCCGCTATGCTGGTCATGACCGAAGTAGACAACCGGCTGGCCGGCATCGTGAGCGACCAGGTGAGACCCGAGCCGGACAAAAAGTGGAACGATCTCCTGTCGAACTCCCGGCTGAATTGA
- a CDS encoding AAA family ATPase — MEALAVEKHEEHKEKVKQVYAEMAKVVVGQEYMVNRLLIGLFTNGHVLLEGVPGLAKTLTVSTLAQVLHLDFQRIQFTPDLLPSDLVGTMIYNQKDGKFDVKKGPIFANIILADEINRSPAKVQSALLEAMQEKQVTIGETTFKLDRPFLVLATQNPVDQEGTYPLPEAQVDRFMMKVFVDYPTKDQEIEIMRRISNMQFDYKVSTILSKEDIFSVRDQVNKVKISESLERYIIELVYATRNPLEYKLNEQAQYIQFGASPRASINLNLSAKALAYMEGRDYVLPEDIKEVARDVMNHRIILNYEAEADNVRTADVIKAILNKVPITK; from the coding sequence ATGGAAGCCCTGGCCGTAGAAAAGCACGAAGAACATAAGGAAAAAGTAAAGCAGGTATACGCCGAAATGGCCAAGGTGGTGGTGGGCCAGGAATACATGGTGAATCGCCTCCTCATTGGTTTATTCACCAACGGCCACGTATTGTTGGAAGGCGTGCCAGGCTTGGCCAAGACCCTCACCGTGAGCACGCTCGCGCAAGTGTTGCACCTGGATTTTCAGCGCATCCAATTCACCCCCGATCTGCTCCCCTCCGACCTGGTGGGTACGATGATCTACAACCAGAAAGACGGCAAGTTCGATGTAAAGAAAGGTCCCATTTTCGCCAACATCATTCTGGCGGATGAGATCAACCGCTCGCCTGCCAAAGTGCAGTCGGCCTTGCTGGAGGCCATGCAGGAAAAGCAGGTGACCATCGGCGAAACGACGTTCAAACTCGACCGCCCCTTCCTCGTACTGGCCACCCAAAACCCGGTGGACCAGGAAGGCACGTACCCGTTGCCCGAAGCGCAGGTCGATCGTTTCATGATGAAGGTGTTTGTAGATTACCCTACCAAAGACCAGGAGATCGAGATCATGCGCCGGATCTCCAACATGCAATTCGATTATAAGGTGAGCACCATCCTGAGCAAAGAGGATATTTTCTCCGTGCGCGACCAGGTGAACAAGGTGAAGATCTCCGAATCGCTGGAGCGTTACATCATCGAGTTGGTGTATGCCACGCGCAATCCGCTGGAGTATAAGCTAAACGAACAAGCGCAGTACATCCAATTCGGCGCCAGTCCCCGCGCCAGCATCAACCTGAACCTGTCGGCAAAAGCGCTGGCCTATATGGAAGGCCGCGACTATGTGTTGCCGGAAGATATTAAGGAAGTGGCCCGCGATGTGATGAACCATCGCATCATCCTCAACTACGAAGCCGAGGCCGACAACGTGCGCACCGCCGATGTGATCAAGGCCATTCTGAACAAAGTGCCGATCACGAAGTAA
- a CDS encoding glycoside hydrolase family 130 protein, whose product MKRKTSVFHFSLALGACMVLFGCQPKPTTTTGTTWALVPFEKADSVNPILLPGENIFDCPVLGKPVAWEIKDVFNPAAVVRENKVYLLFRAEDTVGRFAGTSRIGLATSDDGLHFSKMKEPILYPDNDSLKRYEWEGGVEDPRVVESEEGHYIMTYTAFDGTTARLLLATSPDLIHWSKQGAVLQGSHKDTWSKSGAIVARREGSKIVATKVNGKFWMYFGDTDLFAATSTDLLHWTPELENGKLKSVLKPRKGYFDSFLVESGPYALLTDAGIVLLYNGMNHNTQGDTTLAKGAYCGGQVLFAKNNPMQVVDRLETNFIRPDKPYEITGQVNQVCFLEGMVYFHDRWFLYYGTADSKIGVAVKP is encoded by the coding sequence ATGAAACGAAAAACAAGCGTCTTCCACTTTTCTCTTGCGCTCGGCGCATGTATGGTTCTGTTTGGTTGTCAACCCAAACCAACGACCACCACCGGAACGACGTGGGCGCTGGTGCCGTTCGAAAAAGCCGACAGTGTGAACCCCATCCTGCTGCCCGGAGAAAATATATTCGACTGCCCCGTGTTGGGAAAGCCCGTGGCATGGGAAATCAAAGATGTTTTCAATCCCGCCGCGGTGGTTCGCGAAAACAAAGTCTACCTGCTGTTCCGGGCCGAAGACACCGTGGGCCGCTTTGCGGGTACGTCGCGCATCGGCCTGGCCACAAGCGATGATGGCCTGCATTTTTCAAAGATGAAGGAACCCATTCTCTATCCCGACAACGACAGCCTGAAACGCTATGAATGGGAAGGTGGCGTAGAGGATCCCCGCGTGGTGGAGTCGGAAGAAGGCCACTACATCATGACCTATACCGCCTTTGACGGTACAACGGCCAGGCTATTGCTAGCCACGTCGCCCGACCTGATCCATTGGTCAAAGCAAGGCGCTGTGCTGCAAGGCAGCCACAAAGATACCTGGAGCAAGTCCGGCGCCATCGTCGCGCGGCGCGAAGGGTCGAAGATCGTAGCCACAAAAGTGAACGGGAAGTTCTGGATGTATTTTGGCGACACAGACCTGTTTGCCGCTACCTCCACAGACCTTCTCCATTGGACACCTGAATTAGAAAACGGAAAACTAAAGTCTGTCCTTAAACCGCGCAAAGGCTACTTCGACAGCTTTCTCGTAGAGAGCGGGCCCTATGCCTTGCTCACCGATGCCGGCATCGTGCTGCTCTACAACGGCATGAATCACAACACGCAGGGCGACACCACACTGGCAAAGGGAGCCTATTGCGGTGGGCAGGTCTTGTTTGCTAAGAACAATCCCATGCAAGTAGTAGACCGGCTCGAAACAAATTTCATCCGGCCCGACAAGCCTTATGAGATCACCGGGCAAGTAAATCAAGTGTGTTTTCTGGAGGGCATGGTCTATTTCCACGACCGGTGGTTTTTGTATTATGGTACCGCCGATTCAAAGATCGGGGTGGCGGTGAAGCCATAG
- a CDS encoding TIGR00730 family Rossman fold protein: protein MKTKKKNAEVSLSPEALEEEQRIRRAFKDKDWAEIKGSNSWMIFKVMSEFVEGLEKLAKIGPCVTIFGSARVKPSNPYYKMADEIAYQLVQHGYGVITGGGPGIMEAGNRGANRAKGKSVGLNIYLPHEQKGNIYIDADKLITFDYFFVRKVMFMKYSQGFIVMPGGFGTLDELTEALTLIQTKKIGRFPIVLVGKSFWKGLLDWWKKVLVADKMINEEDLDLFNLVDTPEEAVRVIDDFYSKYLLSPNF, encoded by the coding sequence ATGAAGACGAAAAAGAAAAATGCAGAGGTATCGTTAAGCCCCGAGGCGCTGGAAGAAGAGCAACGCATCCGCAGGGCTTTCAAAGACAAAGATTGGGCCGAGATCAAGGGCTCCAATAGCTGGATGATCTTCAAGGTGATGTCGGAATTTGTGGAGGGCCTCGAGAAGCTGGCCAAGATCGGTCCCTGTGTCACCATTTTTGGATCGGCTCGCGTAAAGCCCAGCAATCCGTATTATAAAATGGCCGACGAAATTGCCTATCAACTGGTGCAACACGGCTATGGCGTCATCACGGGTGGTGGTCCGGGTATCATGGAGGCCGGTAACCGCGGGGCCAACCGGGCCAAGGGAAAATCCGTGGGCCTCAACATCTATCTGCCCCACGAGCAAAAAGGAAACATTTATATCGACGCCGACAAGCTCATCACGTTCGACTATTTCTTTGTGAGAAAGGTCATGTTCATGAAATACTCACAAGGCTTCATCGTCATGCCCGGCGGCTTTGGCACGCTCGATGAATTGACAGAGGCCTTGACGCTAATCCAAACCAAAAAGATCGGCCGGTTCCCCATCGTGCTGGTGGGCAAAAGTTTCTGGAAGGGCTTGCTGGACTGGTGGAAGAAAGTGCTGGTCGCCGACAAGATGATCAACGAAGAAGACCTCGATCTTTTCAACCTGGTCGACACCCCGGAGGAAGCTGTGCGCGTCATCGACGATTTCTATTCCAAATACTTATTGTCGCCGAACTTTTAA
- a CDS encoding sensor histidine kinase → MDGSPGYQVALIIAVGTVAMLLLSVAIIMFMVFYQKKMIQEQMKRQQLELDYQQKMMEAALESQENERRRVAGDLHDSIGGMLSTIRVGLSTLARQIPDPESIEQPKQMLDDTIASVRQISRDLMPSTLEKFGLVQAVREICDRFQATSLLPVVFHEEGDVPALDPKKELMIFRIIQELINNAIKHSQATSIQVSIYSTQNLRIEVEDDGVGFEIEVQRNVTHSGKGLGLFNIENRVRLLNAHLDFEPHRKKGSKITLTIPHEALV, encoded by the coding sequence ATGGATGGATCTCCAGGATATCAGGTTGCCCTCATCATAGCCGTTGGCACGGTAGCTATGTTGCTGCTCTCTGTTGCGATCATCATGTTTATGGTGTTCTATCAAAAGAAAATGATCCAGGAACAAATGAAGCGTCAGCAATTGGAATTGGATTATCAACAAAAAATGATGGAGGCCGCGCTCGAATCGCAGGAGAACGAACGCCGCCGCGTGGCCGGCGACCTCCACGATAGCATCGGGGGTATGCTATCCACCATTCGCGTGGGCCTCTCCACCCTGGCGCGCCAGATCCCGGATCCCGAAAGCATCGAGCAACCCAAACAGATGCTGGACGACACCATCGCCTCGGTGCGACAGATCAGCCGCGACCTTATGCCCTCGACGCTGGAAAAATTCGGTCTGGTGCAGGCCGTGCGCGAGATCTGCGACCGTTTCCAGGCAACCTCCCTGCTACCCGTCGTTTTTCATGAAGAGGGTGATGTGCCCGCCCTCGATCCCAAAAAAGAGTTGATGATCTTCCGCATCATCCAGGAGCTGATCAACAATGCCATCAAGCATTCGCAGGCCACCAGCATCCAGGTGAGCATATACTCCACCCAAAACCTGCGCATCGAAGTGGAAGACGATGGCGTGGGTTTCGAGATCGAAGTGCAGCGCAACGTGACCCATAGTGGTAAAGGCCTCGGCCTGTTCAACATCGAGAACCGGGTGCGGCTCCTGAACGCCCACCTCGATTTTGAACCGCATCGGAAAAAAGGAAGCAAGATCACCCTGACGATACCTCATGAAGCCCTCGTATAA
- a CDS encoding exonuclease domain-containing protein, protein MYAIVDIETTGGYAENHRITEVAIYHHDGIQITDTYHTLVNPGRNIPYYITGLTGISTEMVLDSPTFQEVAEEIFLRLEGKIFVAHNAHFDYSFLKKELEQAGYNWQSKKLCTVRLSRKIIPGLRSYSLGSLAESLGIEIVNRHRAGGDAAATVRVFDQLLRRDHDGFIVKMLKHNSGETILPPNLPKEEFDRLPALPGVYYFQNARGHVIYVGKALNIKKRIAGHFTGDAREWSRSKIRNEIHHIHYELTGNELIALILESQEIRRLWPKYNQAQKFKTEEWGIFEYEDRNGYRRFSVNVVNRGARPLTRFRTKGDAWNFLWQKVREFDLCPKLSGLQVAKGLCFDYQAGECHGACMGVESAKKYNKRIVKCIQSFQEDGESVAIIGKGRNIEEQSLVLVERGAYVGFGFFDRQASISDLESAKNYIKRSVETPTVKNLIHSYITNPRGAEVVVL, encoded by the coding sequence ATGTACGCCATTGTTGACATAGAGACCACGGGAGGCTACGCAGAGAATCACCGTATCACGGAGGTTGCCATCTATCACCACGACGGCATCCAGATCACGGATACTTACCACACACTTGTCAACCCCGGAAGGAACATTCCTTACTATATTACCGGGCTCACCGGCATCAGCACCGAAATGGTGTTAGACTCGCCAACCTTCCAGGAAGTGGCCGAAGAAATTTTCCTCCGCCTCGAAGGCAAGATCTTCGTAGCGCACAACGCCCATTTCGACTATTCCTTTTTGAAAAAAGAGCTGGAACAGGCCGGCTACAACTGGCAGTCTAAAAAGCTGTGCACGGTTCGCCTCAGCCGGAAGATCATTCCCGGTCTGCGATCCTACAGCCTGGGCAGCCTGGCCGAAAGTCTCGGCATCGAGATTGTGAACCGCCACCGGGCCGGGGGCGATGCGGCCGCCACCGTGAGGGTCTTCGACCAGCTTTTGCGCCGCGACCACGACGGCTTCATCGTGAAAATGCTGAAGCACAATTCCGGCGAAACCATTCTGCCGCCCAATCTACCCAAAGAAGAATTCGACCGGCTCCCCGCGTTGCCAGGTGTATATTATTTCCAGAATGCCCGCGGCCACGTGATCTATGTGGGCAAGGCATTGAATATCAAGAAAAGGATTGCCGGTCATTTCACCGGCGACGCCCGCGAATGGAGCCGCTCCAAGATCCGGAACGAGATCCATCACATCCACTACGAACTGACGGGCAACGAACTGATCGCCCTCATCCTCGAGTCACAGGAAATTCGACGCTTGTGGCCGAAGTATAACCAAGCCCAGAAATTCAAGACCGAAGAGTGGGGCATCTTCGAATACGAAGACCGCAACGGCTACCGTCGCTTTTCTGTGAATGTGGTGAACCGCGGGGCGCGTCCCCTCACGCGCTTCAGAACAAAAGGAGATGCCTGGAATTTCCTCTGGCAAAAAGTGCGCGAATTCGATCTTTGCCCAAAACTCAGTGGACTGCAAGTGGCCAAAGGCTTGTGCTTTGACTACCAAGCCGGTGAATGTCACGGTGCCTGCATGGGTGTGGAGTCTGCCAAGAAATACAACAAGCGCATCGTCAAGTGTATCCAGTCCTTCCAGGAAGATGGCGAATCCGTGGCCATCATCGGCAAGGGAAGAAACATCGAGGAGCAATCCCTGGTGCTGGTGGAGCGTGGGGCCTACGTGGGCTTCGGCTTTTTTGATCGCCAGGCCTCCATCTCCGACCTGGAATCGGCCAAGAACTACATAAAACGCAGCGTGGAAACCCCGACCGTAAAAAATCTCATCCACTCCTACATCACCAATCCCAGGGGAGCCGAGGTGGTTGTTTTATAA